The Ischnura elegans chromosome 1, ioIscEleg1.1, whole genome shotgun sequence genome contains a region encoding:
- the LOC124154713 gene encoding protein enabled homolog has protein sequence MDIPLPGEIIPFPSSSPPLKSKSPPPMPPLPPDFDHIPLPPSIGKPNLSPTAVNHLAKPPPLPPTAPPPPPAVATKALPILPPLPSSPKGVPSVVEAKGNGEAAILWSSIPPPPAPAPPSEDSRYSPSHATPADEESERIVLPPAFSLLPPPPPPSEGAPNHPPPPATLQSPPKMPPLPPSRPPPPPPAVVAPRTEPPPPLPAPPPPPKTAVLGKMQAKKRLLAFSMTKQGGGLGLSFGFAKSTRVVNKASANAFAGSGEDEEAADRKESPLAAGGLGAAGKGRRKKKEEREVLAIEEIKREEERLKEALGMRQQAHRAEQWAEEMWGIAAAAATPSEGMLLAATAGAATPGDDAASAAVVGGGEGGASAAVADAVAALPAAQQEGSASSEREAAETGGVLAEVSTNAEDGEGAGKVSAK, from the coding sequence ATGGATATACCACTACCAGGGGAAATTATTCCCTTCccatcttcctcccctcccctaaAATCTAAGTCTCCCCCCCCAATGCCTCCTCTTCCTCCGGACTTCGACCACATCCCCCTGCCTCCATCCATCGGCAAGCCCAATCTTAGCCCAACGGCGGTGAACCACTTGGCAAAACCACCCCCGTTGCCCCCAACTGCACCTCCTCCACCCCCCGCAGTCGCCACCAAGGCCCTCCCCATACTCCCCCCCCTGCCCTCTTCCCCTAAAGGGGTCCCTTCGGTGGTGGAGGCCAAGGGCAACGGGGAAGCAGCCATCCTCTGGTCCTCGATTCCGCCGCCGCCAGCACCGGCCCCGCCCTCCGAGGACAGCCGCTATTCACCCAGCCATGCAACCCCCGCCGACGAAGAGAGCGAGAGAATCGTGCTGCCCCCGGCCTTCAGCCTcctgcccccgccgcccccgccaTCCGAAGGGGCACCCAACCACCCCCCGCCTCCCGCCACTCTACAGTCGCCCCCCAAGATGCCCCCTCTGCCCCCGAGCCGGCCGCCCCCACCGCCTCCAGCAGTCGTCGCCCCGAGGACCGAACCCCCGCCACCGCTACCAGCCCCACCGCCGCCCCCCAAGACGGCCGTGCTCGGCAAGATGCAGGCCAAGAAGCGGCTGCTCGCCTTCTCCATGACCAAGCAGGGCGGCGGCCTGGGCCTCTCGTTCGGCTTCGCCAAGAGCACGCGCGTCGTGAACAAGGCGAGCGCGAACGCTTTCGCGGGCAGCGGCGAGGACGAGGAGGCGGCCGACCGGAAGGAGTCTCCGCTGGCGGCGGGCGGCCTGGGCGCCGCGGGGAAGGGACGCCGCAAGAAGAAGGAGGAGCGAGAGGTGCTGGCCATCGAGGAGATCAAGCGGGAAGAGGAGCGGCTCAAGGAGGCGCTGGGCATGCGGCAGCAGGCGCATCGCGCCGAGCAGTGGGCCGAGGAAATGTGGGGCATCGCCGCAGCCGCCGCGACGCCCTCCGAGGGGATGCTCCTGGCGGCGACGGCGGGCGCCGCGACGCCCGGCGACGACGCAGCCTCCGCGGCGGTCGTGGGCGGCGGGGAAGGCGGTGCCTCGGCCGCGGTGGCGGACGCCGTCGCGGCATTGCCGGCCGCTCAACAGGAGGGCTCGGCGAGCAGCGAGAGGGAGGCTGCGGAGACGGGCGGAGTGCTGGCGGAGGTGTCGACGAACGCCGAGGATGGAGAGGGGGCGGGGAAAG